The Musa acuminata AAA Group cultivar baxijiao unplaced genomic scaffold, Cavendish_Baxijiao_AAA HiC_scaffold_412, whole genome shotgun sequence genome contains the following window.
CTCTTCAGAGTCTCAGTATACAGTATGCTTGAAGGATGATTGAATCCTCTTGATTTATACAACTGGTTGACCTCAATGTGGAGTCAAATTTTCTCCTTGCATGGCTACATATTTTGGAATAATGAATGAAACCTTATTCATATGTTGATAGTATCCATATCCATCAGGTTGTTTGTTGTTATTGTTTCCTCTTCTTGTGgtaaatctttcatgttcttggcACACTTAATTGTCTGATAGTCCTAATCTATGTAAATGAAACTGTTTTCATCTCTCAACTTTTGAGAATGTTGATGTCATCCTCTGAAGTTAATGCCATTCTGACCATAGTCACTGAAGTTGACTCCATTTAAAACAGTGTCAAAGGAAAAGGGTTTTGTACATTACGATATGGTTATGTTCTGATGAGTTCAagatttgtcaaaaaaaaaaagaaaatattgttgTTACCTCTATTATTATTGCCTGCAAACAAAATGAAATTTGCAATCACATAGATCGAACCTCCTGATTTTTCTGCAGTGATTTAGAATCCAAATATATCTGCCTTCGTTAGAATTTCATTGGTGATCTTAAGATTTGAGATATCTTCCTAAAAGAGACGGAAGGCTTAAGCTAAAAATTGGATTATCACTCAAAAACAAGGCAGAAATGAAACTAATAAAAAATTGGACCATCACTCAGAAAAACAagataaaaatgacaaaaaaaaaaaaaaaacaaacaaacagtCAAATTGCCACAATTCCTAGTTATGAACTTTTCTTAATGATTTCTGAAAACCAAGTATTCTTCCTGTTTGCATACTGTATAATTTAGTCATATGTTCTTTTTAAGATTAAGCTCATACTGTATTGTATGAGCTTTTGATTGACTTTTTTTGAGTTCTTCATCTGTATTGTTTTTTTTGGTTGACTTTATAGATGGTACCCAGCTGAGTTCAACCTCAAGTACCCCTTTTTAGACATCATTGTGAAGATCAATTACTTGAAGTACCCCTCCGTGAGGGATGGTGGTAAGAGGAAAAATATGCTTTTGAGTATTGTAAAATCATGGAATTGGAATTCTCTTCAAATTATTGCTTTCAAAACTAAGtccactctatatatatatatatatatatatatatactatcacGAACTACAATGTTAAGTTGTTTTGTGCTAAACATATTATAAATTGCTTGACTATTTTTCTGCTtaataatgtgttatatttttttcgttttcatcttaaatacaaatatttttctaatgaaATTTGTTATGTCACTTGATATAAACGATTAGTAGTGGTTCACAAGGAAAAATCTCATATCCGTTTGCTTGGGAtaataaattttgaattatgttATGGTAGACACGATTGCTTAGCGTGTCGAATGGGATAGTTAGATTGATTCCAACTATACAAATATTATAAGATTAAATATGGTCTTATTCTGAATAACAAAATGCCATTGGCCTCCACTTTATTTATTAATAGATAAGACATTTCGAATTAAAACAAATCCTTTGTTATTAAAATTTCATCACAAGATGCTATACTTAAATGGGTTGTTTTAGTAGATCGATCATCACtattaagaaaaaggaaaaatgcaCAATTTGGAAATCCTATAAGCACCGAATCATTTGGAGAGGCAAAATTAAGAGTTAGCATAAACAAGAAAAAGAGACTTCAATAGAAAGGCTCAATGTAGAGCAAACAGGGAAAAAAAAAGGCATGAAGATTAGCATATCTAAAGCATGAGAGAACTGTAAGGAACAAACAAAAGCATAGATATGAAGACTGgcatatctaaagcataaaattggCATCCATACTTTTCTTTATATCaacctttttccctttttttttccccttccgtTATGGCATGCTCGAAATAAAGATTAAGATTGGAAGCCAAAAAGAAGTGTGGTGAGTAATgaaagaacttcataattagCGATTGCTTATGATATCGGTTGCGTGCATTGATGACAAAGGTTGATTCCAAGAGTGTGATGGTGTGGGTGGCATACACATACAACTTTAATATAAGTGGAatgtttattaataaaaaaaataaaattctcatcACTCTTATTAACATGAATATTAGAACTGTATAGAATAAATAAAGTGTAGGAGGCGCTCGAGGGCAGATGTGAAAGAAAAAACATGAAGATTAGAACTGCATGGAAAAATAAAGTTATCAAGAAAGATTATTAGATGAAATGTTTGCATTGGATTATGTCGGTCAAAGACATTGGATGATGGCATGCTAGAGATCAAGATTATAATTGGAAGTCAAAAGAAAGTGTGGAGAGTGAAAAAAAGGCTTCATTAGAGCTTGCTTACGATATTGGTTGCGTGCTTTGATGATTCCAAGATTATTTTTGTTGTTACATTTCTGTGGCCATATACATCtaatagaaacaaaaaaaaaaggggggggggggtactATTTAAGCTTTAGATAAAAGGTTATAATAACTGCATTCGAATAACTTTGAAATGATAGAGGAATCTCCAAATTTACCAATAAACAATTAGAAAACTTGCCGTATAGCtctctcattttctttttcttttttactcaaACTTATCTAGTTGGTTTAATAATATGTGactatttttaattttcatcTTGCACATGAAATATTTTCCCAACAAAGGTTATTATGTTACTCGAGATAATGATTAGtcattcataaataaaaaaaaaaatcaatatgaaTTTGCTTGACATAGTATAATTTGAAACTATGAGATACAAATACTAACTCCAATCTTGATGCTTAGATCAAAAGTTAAAAGATGCTTAATGATTATTATAATTACAATGATAGTTGAATCATATCCTTATTTTATTTAAACTCTGTCCATGTATTAAAATAATATCGATTAAAAAAATTTAGTGACCAATATCAATTATGTATTATGAGTTCGGTACAATTTATTGATAGATTGGACATTTGAAATTTAATCAAATCTGTGATTGTCATAATTTCTGTaatgtgatgatcattttgattgttGCATCATTTCGGACAAAGGTGAAAATAAGAATTAAGTGTTAGTCGAAAAAACTTCAAGTATGCAtactttaaaataatataaaatgtataaacaaataaaataaaaagaaaaggagagagagtAAGAGAGGCATCTCCTTGAAGATTGGAATATCAAAGTCCAAAGGAACGACATAAATCTATAAAATATTGGCATGGATTGTGTTTGACACCTTTGTCGGTTAAAGTAACatccaaccacctttttatagctGCAAGCATTTCATACTTGGGGACGAAGGTTAGGACCGGAAACGAATAAGAATTATGGTGTGTGAGGAAAGTGCTTTATTTAGAGGAGGCTTACCATTGATTCCAAGAGTGTGTCGTCGGTGTGGTGTCGGTGCCATACACTTTAAAATGTAGTCACAACATTAATAAGTAGAAGAAGAATCGTGATCCAATAAACCAAAGTATAGATGCTCATCATCGATCACAATATACATCTCTAGCGCTCTCACCCCCACCTCACGCAACCAAAACATCAAAGGCCGGAACGAAAGCATGGCGGGAGTGGATTTGCGGCACATACTCTTGGATTTGCTGCCGTCGTTTGATATGAAGGAGCGATGTCGAGAGCTAGGTATCCAACATCATCTGCAGAACATTATTCCTGACCTTTGGGCCATCAATGCAGTCATTCGGGACGCGACGATGCGGGCGTGGACGCAGCCGGACGTGGAGATGTGGACGGCGGATGCGGGTGCAGCCATTGCGGACGTCCACAACCTGCTTGACCGGATCTTGGAGTGGCCGGGGAGGGCAGCGGCTCCGTCGAATCCCTTGTTGCGCTCCTTCCTCGGCATCCGAGTGGCTTTTCGTCTTTCTATTCTGCAGGAGCTCAAGGAGATGGGGCTCAGGTTGAAGGAGCTCGTCCTTTGGGGGTCTGCCTTGGACCTCCGGAAGGAGATGATGGATGCCATGGATCCATGCGATGAAGAGTACTCCTATGTCCTAGGAGATGAAGTGGTGGGAAGAGATGAGGACAGAGATAATATTATAGAGATCCTTCAGCAGAATCAATCATCCAACAACAACGGTGAGCCCTTCGTCATTGTCATCCATGATGAAGGGCCATGGTCGGGGAAGACAACCCTGGCTCGGATGATTTACCACCACCCCTGGGTGCGCCAACATTTCCATCATCGAATCTGGGTGGACGTTTCCATCgacttatctttcgatgaactaagCATCGGGAGAGAATTTGCAAGGTCTATCACGGGAGACTCGTGCGACCATCTGCAATCGCACCAAGCTATCTGGCTACTCGTGAATGAACGGCTCGGCCAAAGAAGATACTTGCTCATTTTGAATGACATATACTATGATGATATGGAAGAGGGGTTGAAAGACAAGTGGGATCAACTAAAGCACAACCTATTGCATGTGGGTGGAATCGGAAGTACAGTGATCATCACTACTAAATATAGGAGGCCTATAGATATATTTGGGTGCAAAGAGTATATGTTGGATGACCTATCAGAGGATGCTTGGATAAAATTGTTCATGAGAGACACATTCATTGGATCAGCGCAGGACAAAGAGAACACTTGTACCATAAATTTGCTACTTCAATTTGCGGAGCAACAATACAAAACAATTAAGGGCTCTCCCTTACTGGCAAAGACGTTGGGCTCAATATTCAGGTACGCTGAGGTAAGTCGATGGCAAGAAGTAGCATATGATTTGTCTTGTCACTCAGATGTTTGGCCTCCTTACTCAAATGTTAGACACCATCAGCATTTTAAATTAATGAGCCTCCAAAATCTTTCAACTAAACTTGCACGATTACGACTCTATGGCTCATTGTGCAATTTAGGTTGGTCTGCTTATTCAAAGGAAGATTACATGCATATGATGATCGTTGAAGACCTTATGCCACAACAATCATTTGATGCTAAGCGTATGACTAGATTGATCGTTGAAATTGAGTTAGATTTTGTACTGACAGATTACTATATGAGGACAAGGATTGGTCAAGATTCAATAAGAATCCCGAAACAATGTTGCCATCTATGCTTACTTGTCAATTCTGATGATGTATTCACGTTTACAACCGCCTTATCAGCAGGGGCCACAAAGAGATTAAGAACTTTGATTGTGCAAACGAAGGAAGAGATGACTGACAACGATCAAAAGTGTCAAATCACAGAGATCCCAGCAGACATGTTTACAAATTTGGTACATTTACGGATATTACATTTATCAGATTGTAGGATCCAACGGTTACCTAATACAGTTGGCAAGTTAGTTAGCTTGAGAT
Protein-coding sequences here:
- the LOC135658700 gene encoding disease resistance protein RGA2-like → MAGVDLRHILLDLLPSFDMKERCRELGIQHHLQNIIPDLWAINAVIRDATMRAWTQPDVEMWTADAGAAIADVHNLLDRILEWPGRAAAPSNPLLRSFLGIRVAFRLSILQELKEMGLRLKELVLWGSALDLRKEMMDAMDPCDEEYSYVLGDEVVGRDEDRDNIIEILQQNQSSNNNGEPFVIVIHDEGPWSGKTTLARMIYHHPWVRQHFHHRIWVDVSIDLSFDELSIGREFARSITGDSCDHLQSHQAIWLLVNERLGQRRYLLILNDIYYDDMEEGLKDKWDQLKHNLLHVGGIGSTVIITTKYRRPIDIFGCKEYMLDDLSEDAWIKLFMRDTFIGSAQDKENTCTINLLLQFAEQQYKTIKGSPLLAKTLGSIFRYAEVSRWQEVAYDLSCHSDVWPPYSNVRHHQHFKLMSLQNLSTKLARLRLYGSLCNLGWSAYSKEDYMHMMIVEDLMPQQSFDAKRMTRLIVEIELDFVLTDYYMRTRIGQDSIRIPKQCCHLCLLVNSDDVFTFTTALSAGATKRLRTLIVQTKEEMTDNDQKCQITEIPADMFTNLVHLRILHLSDCRIQRLPNTVGKLVSLRYLNLSCTEIQSLPKYLSNLQNLKILKLTHSYCQKLQMLPESIIALTNLQELDVEGCQSFKKLPEGLVSMKKLTILNVNKCVSLTRLPNGIGQLTNLQKLLVHATTDSLASVILELQSLVNLKELRLKKLNGLSSVEDARALKLQDKIFLKCLALCWEWRDMEVALGFDAILLHEQVLEDLQPNLALKKLEIVSYMGKKLPSWMACKQGYLKDLTEIKLVNLRKCERLPPLGQLPELEIVEISGMDSITTVDDAFYGDGNGDGDTFHSLRTLIFSEMPMLERWLKAKGKGDMFPRLETLILIQCPKFKELHVRPSSRREFLRLELWLNNDKLLSSEFVGWQNLKNVRVLEITGCEELRCFLPQGIKYLKHLYRLEIIRCNNLISLPDWLAELKSLEYVIVQDCAMLSFIPERLKQSPRFHIWIEGCPKLQL